A portion of the Paucilactobacillus hokkaidonensis JCM 18461 genome contains these proteins:
- a CDS encoding sugar porter family MFS transporter, with protein MEKEKRIPSWFIYFFGSFGGILFGYDIGVMTGALPFLQIDWSLKASAGVVGWITSAVMFGAIFGGALAGQLSDRWGRRRMILMSAIVFMVFSIMSGLAPHDGQYYLIIVRMFLGLAVGAASALVPAYMSEMAPARLRGRLSGLNQTMIVSGMLISYIMDYLLKELPEAIAWRLMLGLAAVPAVILFFGVLKLPESPRFLVKTGHEDAARKVLGYIRDTPKEIDDELVQIKETAKEETDAAKTTSWGTLFSGKYRYLVIAGVGVAAFQQFQGANAIFYYIPLIVEKATGSAASSALMWPIIQGVILVLGSLLFLVIADKFKRRTLLIMGGTVMGLSFILPAIINTLIPNASPMMIVVFLCIYVAFYSFTWAPLTWVIVGEIFPLAIRGRSSGLASSFNWIGSFLVGLLFPIMTAAMPQEAVFAIFGVICLLGVWFIHSCVPETKGKTLEEIEEQGTKK; from the coding sequence ATGGAAAAGGAAAAACGAATTCCAAGTTGGTTCATATATTTCTTTGGATCATTTGGTGGTATTTTATTTGGGTATGATATTGGTGTTATGACAGGAGCTTTACCATTCCTGCAAATTGATTGGTCATTAAAGGCTAGTGCCGGTGTTGTTGGTTGGATTACTTCAGCCGTTATGTTCGGTGCCATCTTTGGTGGAGCATTAGCTGGTCAACTGTCAGACCGTTGGGGTCGCCGTCGGATGATCCTAATGTCTGCAATTGTCTTCATGGTATTTTCTATTATGTCAGGATTGGCTCCTCATGATGGTCAATATTACTTAATTATTGTTCGGATGTTCTTAGGATTAGCTGTTGGGGCTGCCTCAGCTTTAGTTCCTGCCTACATGTCTGAAATGGCTCCTGCACGTTTACGTGGCCGTTTATCAGGACTTAACCAAACAATGATCGTTTCTGGTATGTTGATTTCATATATCATGGACTATTTATTGAAAGAACTACCTGAAGCTATTGCTTGGCGTTTAATGCTTGGTTTAGCTGCGGTCCCAGCTGTTATTTTATTCTTTGGGGTATTGAAATTGCCTGAATCACCACGTTTCTTAGTGAAAACGGGACACGAAGATGCTGCTCGCAAAGTTCTAGGATACATTCGTGATACACCAAAAGAAATTGATGATGAACTTGTTCAAATTAAAGAAACTGCTAAAGAAGAAACTGATGCCGCTAAAACAACCTCATGGGGAACCCTATTTAGTGGTAAATATCGTTACTTAGTAATTGCTGGTGTTGGGGTTGCTGCCTTTCAACAATTCCAAGGTGCAAATGCTATCTTCTACTACATTCCATTGATTGTTGAAAAAGCAACAGGAAGCGCAGCTAGTTCAGCTCTTATGTGGCCTATCATTCAAGGTGTAATTCTTGTCTTGGGTTCACTTCTATTCTTAGTAATTGCTGATAAATTTAAACGTCGTACGTTATTAATTATGGGTGGTACTGTCATGGGTCTTTCCTTTATTTTGCCAGCCATTATTAATACGTTGATTCCAAACGCAAGTCCAATGATGATCGTTGTATTCTTGTGTATCTATGTTGCCTTCTACTCATTTACTTGGGCACCATTAACTTGGGTTATTGTTGGAGAAATCTTTCCACTTGCTATTCGTGGACGTTCATCCGGTTTAGCATCATCATTTAACTGGATTGGTTCATTCTTAGTTGGTTTGTTATTCCCAATTATGACTGCAGCAATGCCACAAGAAGCCGTCTTTGCAATCTTTGGAGTTATTTGTTTACTTGGTGTATGGTTTATCCATTCATGTGTTCCAGAAACAAAAGGTAAGACTCTAGAAGAAATCGAAGAGCAAGGTACAAAAAAGTAA